From the Streptomyces nodosus genome, the window GATCCTCTCGACCGTCCCGCAGTTGCTGATGGCGATGGGCCTGGCCCACATCCTCAACTACAAGCTGCGCGCCTCGACCTTCTACCGGGTCGTCATGCTCGCCCCGTACGCGACCTCGATCGCGGCCGCCTCGCTGGTCTTCGTGCTGCTCTTCGGGCGCGACTACGGGATGATCAACTGGGCGCTGCACTTCTTCGGGATCGACGCCATCGACTGGCAGAACGACAAGTGGATGTCGCAGATCGCCGTCTCGTCGATCGTCATCTGGCGCTGGACCGGCTACAACGCGCTGATCTACCTGGCGGCGATGCAGGCCATCCCGCACGATCTCTACGAGTCGGCGGCCCTGGACGGCGCCAACCGCTGGCAGCAGTTCCTCCATGTCACGCTCCCCGCGCTGCGGCCGACGATCCTGTTCACCGGCGTGGTGTCGACGATCGGTGCCAGCCAGCTCTTCGGCGAGGCGCTGATGTTCGACGCGAACAAGGGCGCGTCGGGCGGCGCCGAGCACCAGTTCCAGACGCTGGGTCTCTATCTGTACGAGCAGGGCTGGGTGAACCAGCATCTGGGCCGGGCCTCGGCGATCGCCTGGACGATGTTCCTGATCCTCATCCTGATCGGGGCCGTCAACTACGTCATCTCGCGCCGGTTGCGCGCCAGCAGTTAGGAGAACCGGCCGTGACGACGACCCTGACGAACCCCGAGGAGACGGTGCGGGAGCCGAAGCGCGCACCCCGGCCCAAGGCAGGGCGCGCCGGCGGGCAACTGCACGCCGGTCCCCTCGCGTACGCGATCCTGATCCTGTTCGCCCTCGGCTCGCTGTTCCCCCTGGTGTGGACGGCGATCGCCGCCTCGCGCGACAACAACCGGCTGGCGCAGACACCCCCGCCCTTCTGGTTCGGCTCGAATCTGTTCCACAATCTCGACCTCGCCTGGACGGAGGCCAATCTCGGCAAGGCGCTGCTCAACACCACGTTCGTGGCGGGCGTCTCGGCGGCGACCATCGTCTTTCTCTCGACGATCGCGGGATTCGCCTTCGCCAAGCTGCGGTTCAAGGGCCGTGGCGCCCTGATGCTGATCGTCATCGGCACCATGATGGTCCCGCCCCAGCTCAGCGTGATCCCGCTGTACATGATGGTCGCCAAGCTCGACTGGACCGACCAGCTTCAGGCGGTGATCCTGCCGTCGCTGGTCAGCGCGTTCGGGGTGTTCTTCATGCGGCAGTACCTGCTCCAGGCGCTGCCGGACGAGATCATCGAGGCCGCCCGGGTGGACGGCGCGAGCAGCTGGCGCGTGGTGTGGCACGTGGTGTTCCCGGCCGCCCGCCCCGCGATGGCCGTCCTGGGCATGCTGATGTTCGTCCAGACCTGGAACGACTTCCTCTGGCCGTTCCTCGTGCTGACGCAGAACGGCAATCCGACCGTGCAGGTGGCGGTCGCGGGCCTGGGCCGCGGTTACACCCCGGACCAGTCCCTGATCATGGCGGGTGCGCTGCTCGGCACGCTGCCCCTGCTGCTGGTCTTCGCGATCTTCGGCAAGCAGATCGTGGGCGGCATCATGCAGGGCGCCGTCAAGGGCTGACGTCCCCGCGCCGGAATCACCCCCGGCCCGGGGCGCCCTGGTCCCCGGCGTTCCGAGCCGGGGCGCCCCGACGGTCCACCGCATCCCCACGACACTCCGATCCGAGGGGCCGGGTCACCAACGCCACGGCCCCTCTCCTCCCCCCCCTCCCCGACCACTCGTCGGATTCATACGACCCCCTATGGGAGCGCTTCCATGACTGAGTCCGTTACCCCGGTGACCTTTCCCCCCGCCTTCCTCTGGGGCGCTGCGACCTCCGCGTACCAGATCGAGGGGGCGGTGCGGGAGGACGGCCGTACCCCCTCGATCTGGGACACCTTCAGCCATACGCCGGGAAAAACGGCCGGTGGCGACACCGGTGACATCGCTGTCGACCACTACCACCGCTATCGCGACGACGTCGCGATGATGGCGGATCTGAGCCTGAACGCCTACCGGTTCTCCGTCTCCTGGTCGCGTGTGCAGCCCACCGGCCGGGGGCCCGCCGTCCAGCGGGGCCTGGACTTCTACCGGCGCCTTGTGGACGAGCTGCTGGCCAAGGGCATCAAGCCGGCGATCACCCTCTACCACTGGGACCTGCCGCAGGAGCTGGAGGACGCGGGCGGCTGGACGGAGCGCGACACGGCGTTCCGGTTCGCCGAGTACGCGGGCATCATGGGCGAGGCCCTGGGTGACCGAGTGGAGCAGTGGATCACGCTCAACGAGCCGTGGTGCAGCGCCTTCCTGGGCTACTGCTCCGGTGTGCACGCCCCGGGCCGTACGGACCAGGCGGCGGCGCTGCGCGCGGCCCACCATCTGAACCTGGCCCATGGCCTGAGCGCGTCCGCGCTGCGGGCCGTGATGCCGGCCCGCAACACGGTGGCGGTGAGCCTCAACTCGTCCGTGGTGCGGACGGTGAGCCAGGACCCGGCGGACCTGGCGGCGGCCCGCAAGATCGACGACCTGGCGAACGGGATCTTCCACGGTCCGATGCTGCACGGGGCCTACCCGGAGACGCTGTTGGAGGCGACGTCCTCGATCACGGACTGGTCCTGTGTGCAGCCCGGCGACCTGGAGACGATCCACCAGCCGCTGGACGCGCTGGGCCTCAACTACTACACCCCGGCGCTCGTCTCGGCGGCGTCGGACACCGACGGCCCCCGGGCGGACGGTCACGGCGAGAGCTCGTACTCCCCCTGGCCGGGCGCCGACGACGTCACCTTCCACCAGACGCCGGGCGACCGCACCGAGATGGGCTGGACGATCGACCCGACCGGACTGCACGAGCTGATCATGCGGTACAACCGGGAGGCGCCGGGGCTGCCGCTGTATGTGACGGAGAACGGCGCGGCCTACGACGACAAGCCGGATGCCGAGGGCCGCGTCCACGACCCGGAGCGGATCGCGTATCTGCACGGCCATCTGTCGGCGGTGCGCCGTGCCATCGCGGACGGCGCGGACGTCCGCGGCTACTACCTGTGGTCCCTGATGGACAACTTCGAGTGGGCCTACGGCTATGAGAAGCGGTTCGGTGCGGTGTACGTGGACTACACCACGCTGGCCCGCACCCCGAAGTCCAGCGCGCTCTGGTACGCGGGGGCGGCGCGGACCGGGGAGCTCCCGCCGGTGCAGGACTGACCGCCCGGGGCGCGGCACGGGAGGGAGGTGTCGCGCCCCGGCGATCGGCCCGCGTCCGGTGCCTGTGCCGAGTCCCCGTCGTCCTCGCGGCGGTGGTGCGACTCCCCCGCATGGGCCCCGGCTGGGTGAAGCCCGGCGCGGCACGCCGCTCCTCGACGGACGGGCCGACGTCACCCGGCGCGGCACCGTTGCCGCGCCGGGGCGGGCGCCCCCGGCCGCCCCCGCCGGATCGCGGGAGTCCCGTCGGTCACCGTGATCCTTGTGATCGCGGTGACCGCGGTGATCCTGGCGGCCCCGGCGGTCCGGGGTACCGCCCGGGTGGGCAGGACACATGCCCACCCGGGCGGCAGAAGCTCCGGCCAGAGGGCGTGGCCTGCGGGACGACGCAAGCCGCCGACCGGGGCGCGTGGTCCCGCCCTGGACGCCTGGTCCCCTGGACGCGCCGGCGGGGCGGCGGGGCGGCGTTCAGGGCAAGGACCGGGAACGGCCGGGCGCCCAGTCCCAGGGGCCGCTCCGTCGGCGGCGGACCCGGTGGCCCCGCCGTACCGGGGCCCGCCCGTCGAGCTGGAACCGGAGCCGCACCTCCGCGCCGCCCAGCACCGAGGAGCCGATCCGTACGTCCCCGCCGGTCGACTCCGCGAGCCGGCGCACGATGTCCAGGCCGAGCCCCGTCGAGCCGTCGCTGCCCGAACCGCGGCCCCGGGCCAGCGCCTTCTCGGGGTCGGGGATGCCGGGCCCGGCGTCGGACACCAGCACGATGACCGCGTCCTCGCCGTTGTGCACATCGACCGCGAACGCGGTGCCCTCCGGGGTGTGCCGGAAGACATTGCCGAGCAGCGCGTCCAGGGAGGCGGCCAGTTCGGCGCGGGCCACCGGCAGCCGCACCGGACGTTCCACCCCGGCCACCCTCCAGGTGCGTCCCTCGTCCTCGGCGAGCGCCGACCAGAAGCCCATCCGCTCCTGCACCACCTCGGCCACGTCGCATCCGCCGCCCGCTCCGGCCGCCGCGGTCCCCGGCTTCGCCTCCCGCGCGGTGCGGATGATCGTGTCGACCTCGCGCTCCAGCTGGGCGACCGCCGCCCGGGTCTGTTCGGCGGCCGGGCCGTCGCCCAGCGAGGCCGCGTTCAGCCGCAGCACGGTCAGCGGGGTGCGCAGCCGGTGCGACAGATCCGCCGCCAGTTCCCGCTCGGCGGCGAGGAGTTGCACGACCTGGTCGGCCATCGAGTTGAACGCGGTTGCCGCCAGCCGCAGTTCGGCGGGCCCCTGCTCCGGGACCCGGGCCCCCAGGTTTCCCTCCCCCAGCTGATGCGCGCCCTCCGCCAGTCGCCGCGCAGGCCGCACCAGCCGTACCCCGAGCCGGTCGGCGACCGCCACCGACCCGACGACCAGGGCGGCGCCGACCGCGGTGAGCACCGCCCAGGCCGTGCCGACGCCCCTTCTCACCTCGGCCCCGGGCACATACACCTCGACCACGGCGATGGCGCCGGAGCTCAGCGCGACGGGCTGGAGCAGTGCGGAACCGCCGGGGACCTCCGTGGTGGAGGCCCGGCCGAGCCTGCGGGTCATCGCGATGTCCGCGCCCGTGACGCGCTGCCGGCCGATGTCGGCCGCCCCGGTGCCGTCGCCCCCCGGGATGTGCACGGCGATCCGGTCGTCGGAGCCCGCGGAGGCGACGACCCGTTCCAACTGGCCCCGCTCCGTGGTGATGGACAGCGCGGGCGCGATCGCGGCGGCCTGCCGCTCGGCGTTCGACAGGGCGCGGTCGCGCGCCATCTCCCGGATGACCAGACCCAGCGGGACCGCGAAGGCGATCACGACCATCGTGGTGACCGCCACGGACACCTTGACCAGCGCCCATCTCACGGCAGGGGATCCGTCCCGGGAGGCTCCAGCTTCACGCCGACGCCCCTCAGGGTGTGCAGATAGCGCGGTTCGGCCGCGGTCTCGCCCAGTTTCCTTCTGAGCCAGGAGAGATGGACGTCGATGGTCTGGTCGTCGCCGTAGGACTGCTGCCACACCTCGGCGAGCAGTTCCCTGCGCGGTACGACGACTCCGGGGCGGCCCGTCAGATAGGCGAGCAGATCGAACTCCCGTCGCGTCAGGTCCAGGCGCCTGCCGTCGAGTTCGGCGTGCCGGCGCCGGGGGTCGACCACGAGGCCGCCGACCCGGAGAACCGGCGGAGCCCCGGTGGCCGCCGTGGCCGTGCGGGAGCGGCGCAGCACCGCCGCGATCCGTGCCGACAGATGCCCGACCGAGAACGGCTTGGTCAGATAGTCGTCCGCGCCCGCGTCGAGCAGCCGGATGATCTCCGACTCCTCGTCCCGCGCGGTGGCGACGATCACCGGTACATCGGTGACGCCGCGCAGCATCTTCAGCGCCTCGGACCCGTCCAGATCGGGCAGTCCGAGGTCGAGGATCACCACGTCGAACGGGACATGGGCGACCTCGCGCAGCGCCTGGAGCGCGGTGCCCGCACTGCGTACGGCATGCCCGGCCTCCGTCAACTGCCGGATGAGCGCCGAGCGTACGAAGTGATCGTCCTCGACCACGAGCACACGTGCCATGGGCGGCACCGTACGCCATGCCGGGGCGGACGGAACCGGGTGCGCCCGGAATCCTGTGCGACCCGGGAGACAGCCGTCGCCGGGTGCGGCAGTATGGCCGGGATGCTCAGAGGACTGGTCCCCGTACTGGCATGGTCGCTCGCCACGGGCGCGGCGGTCACCCTGTCGTGGTGGGGCGTCCACACGGTGATGGCGGGCACCGCCTACGACCCGCCGCGCGCCCTGCCCCTCACGGCGGCCGGCGCCGCACCACCGGGCACCACGGCACCGGGCCCGACACCCGGGCCGCCGTCGTCGTCGAAGCGGCCCGGTCCGGCGGGGACCGCGAGCGGGACACCCGCTCCGAGCCCCACCTCGGACGCCCCGGAGACGGCCGTCACCGACCCCACCCCTTCCCCGTCGGTGTCCTCGTCCGCCCCCTCGGTCCCCTCCCCGGCCTCGCCCTCTCCCTCACCCGGGCACATCAAGAGCTACGACTCCGACGGCGGCCGGGTGGTGTTCGACCTCGGGTCGGCCTCCGCGGCGCTGGTGTCCGCGACCCCCGAGCCGGGCTGGTCGATGCAGGTGTGGAAGACGGACTTCTGGATCCGGGTGGAGTTCACCGCGGGAGCGCAACAGGTCTCGGTGTTCTGCATCTGGCACGACGGCCCGCCCCATGTGGAGATCGGGGCCTACTGACCGGCCGCGCGGGGCGGGGGCGGGCCCCGCCCACCGGGGTCAGCGGAAGACCGAGGGCGGCGGCGCGGGGGAGGCCACCGCCGCCGCGTCCGTCACCGCCGCCGCTCCGCCGGTGAAGTCGATCAGCGTCCTGCCGTGCTCCACCCGCGCGGGGTGGGGGTCTGAGGCGGAGCGGCGGGTGAGTTCGGCGACCGGCAGGGGGTGGGCGGAGGCGACCAGGACCGCGTTGCCGAAGCGCTTGCCGCGCAGCACCACGGGGTCGGCGACCAGCGCCAGTTCGGGGAAGACGACCGAGGCGGTCGAGACCTGTCCGCGCAGATGGGTCAGGGGCGGTCCGTCGGCCAGGTTGGCCGCGTACAGACCGCCGTCCTTGAGCACCCGGCGTATGTCGGTGAGGAACTCGACCGAGGTCAGATGGGCCGGGGTGCGTGCCCCGCTGAACACATCCACGATGACCAGGTCTGCCCAGCCGTCCGGCACCTTGGCGAGCCCCGCGCGGGCGTCCATGGAGCGCACCCTGATCCGGGCGTTCGGGTCCAGCGGCAGGGCGCGGCGCACCAGTTGGACGAGCGCCTCGTCGCGCTCCACGATCTGCTGGGTGGAGCGGGGGCGGGTGGCTGCGGTGTAGCGGGCGAGGGTGAAGGCGCCCCCGCCGAGGTGCACGGCGTGCACGGGACGGCCGGGCGCGGCGGCCAGGTCGATGATGTGGCCGAGGCGCCGCTGGTACTCGAAGGCAAGGTACGCGGGGTCGTCGAGGTCGACATGCGACTGCGGTGCCCCGTCGATGAGGAGGGTCCAGGCGCGCGCCCGGTCCCGGTCGGGGATCAGCTCGGCGAGCCCGCCCTCGACCGTCTCGACGACGGCCTCGGCCGACTGTGTGCGCCGTGTGTTCCGTGACCTGCCCATTGCGCCATTATCGGAGGCGGCGCGAGCGGCGGACCAGCGGTGGCCCGGGTCCTTCGTCCGGATCCGGACGCGGGGCCCCTGCCCGGCGTCCGTCCTGTTCGGCCCGTCGGCGGACGCTCACCGACAGTTGTCGGCGGCCTCGATCAGCCGGGCCGCCTCGCCGAGGGCCTCGCGGAGGACCGCCGGGTCCGTGGCCGGTTCCGCGTCGCCGGGCGGGAGCAGCCAGCCGGTGCCCTCGGCCGGGGGTTGCGGTGCGGCGAGGCCGATGCCGCGTCCCTCGGTCTGGGTGCAGGTGCTGCCGGGGACGTCCCAGGCGTCCGCCGTGCCGGGCGGGACGAGGAAGCCGAGGGTGTCGCAGCCGTCGTCATGGAGGACGGGCCCGACGCAGTCGCCCGCGCCGCGACGGAGGATGTCGACGGCCTCAAGTCCCTGCCGGGCCGGGACGGTCACCAGGTCGGGTGCCGGCCGCGGCGGGGTGCCGCGCTCCGGGGCCGGCCCCTGCCGCGTGGTCGACGGCTGCGTACGGACATCGATGCTCTGTGTGGTCTGCATCCCGGCCTCCAAGGCGGAACCCCTCCTCGTGCGATGAGTTGGGTCGGGAGTTCGGGGGGCTCCCGGTCCATGGGGTTCAACGCGCCGGAGCGTCAACGGCAACGGCGGGATGTCTCCGCAAGGATGGCAGTTCATGGCAGATCACGCACCGGATATCCGGTTTGCGGCCAAACCGTGCATGCCGGCGCCCCCGGGGAAGGTACCTTCTTGCACCGCCGGACGCAGGGGAGCCCATGGGCACCGCGCGGACAACTCGTCCTCGATCCGGCATGGTTCGACGGTTCGCACGAGAGGGCCGGCCATGACCTCGTCCCCATCCCCCCTGCCTCCGCGGCCCAACCTCGCCTTCCGGCGGCTGCGCGGACAGCACTCGCCGGGCGAGTTCGCCGCGGCGGTACGGCGTGCCGCGCGCGAGATCGGCGAGCGGGTCAGCTGTGACGCGCGGTACATCGGACGGGTGGAGGCGGGCGAGATCCGTTGTCCCAACTACGCCTATGAACGGGTGTTCTTGCATATGTTCCCCGGGCGCACGCTGGCGGACCTGGGGTTCGCCGCCCGCTCGACGGTCCGCGGCCGAGGAGCGCGCCATGGCGAGGAGGCGCCCCCCTCGCACTGCGGCCGCCGTCCGTATGCCTCGGACGAGTCGCAGGGAACCCGTATGAGGGAGGAACCCGCTGAGACGCACCGCCCGTACGAGACGTATGACACCCCAGAGACCCACGAGACGCACAAGACGTACCGCATCCCCGCGTACCACGAACAGAACCACGACGAACAGAACCACAAGGAGAGCGACGTGCAGCGTCGCGCATTCATGACCGGCGGAACCGTCACGGTGGCGGCCGCTTCCCTGGCCCCCCTCGGACTCGCCTTCGGCAGCCCGGCGGTGGCCGCCGACCGTACCGTCCACCGCGCGGGCTCGTCCGAGGCGGGCGCGCTCGAAGAGGCCGTACGCCGGATCCGTCTGCTGGACGACCGGCACGGCGCGGACGGCCTCTACCGGCGCGCCGCCACCCCCCTGCGCACCGCGTACGCCCTGCTCGACGCGGGCACCACCCGGCAGTCGGTCGCCGACCGGCTGTATGCGGGCGCGGGTGAACTGGCCATCTCGGTGGGCTGGCTGGCGCATGACTCGGGGCGCTACGACGACGCCCGCTCGCACTACGCGGAGGCGCTGGCGACGTCCCGGATGTCGGGGGATCCGGCCCTGGAGGCGCACGCCTTCTGCAACACCGCCTTCCTCGCGCGCGACGCGGGCCGTCCACGGGAGGCCGTACGGGCCGCGCAGGCCGCCCAGCGCGCAGCCCGCCCGCTCGGCTCGCACCGTCTGATGTCGCTGCTGGCCCTGCGGGAGGCGGGCGGCTGGGCGGGGCTCGCGGACCGGGCGGGCTGTGAGCAGGCGCTCGTCCGGGCGCAGGCGCTGTTCGGACGGGGGCCCTCGGACACGGACCCCGAGTGGATGACCTTCTACGGTGAGGCCGAGCTCGAGGGCCTGGAGGCGCAGTGCTGGTCGACGCTGGGCGACTGGCCGCGGGCGGCCCGGCACGCCCGGCGCGCGGCGGGGCTCCAGGACCCGCACTTCACCCGGAACATCGCCCTGTACACCGCGGAACTCGCCGACGACCTGGCCCGGGGCGGCCGTCCCGACGAGGCGGCCCTGGCGGGCGGGCGGGTGCTGGAGCTCCTGGACGAGGTCCAGTCGTCCAGGATCCAGACGATGCTGGCGGGCACGGCACGGCTGCTGCTGCCGCACCGCCGGGCCGCGGGCGTGGCGGAGTTCCTAAACCGGCACACGGCCCTGCCGCGCCCGGCCTGAGCGACGGCCGGGCCGGTGTCACGGAGCCTGCGGCCCCACCGTCAGGCCACCAGATGCCCCAGGTCGTTCCAGGACTCGATGGCGGGCTCCCCGTACGCCCAGCCCAGCACCGACAGGGACGTCGGGTTGAGGCGCACCCGGGCCGCGAACTCCAGCGGCAGCCCCAGCCAGCGCGCCCCGATGGAGCGCAGGATGTGCCCGTGGGCGAAGACCAGGACGTCCCGGTCCGCCTCCCGGGCCCAGGCGACCACCTCGTCCGCGCGGGCGGTGACCTCGGCCAGGGTCTCCCCCTCGGGGACCCCGTCCCGCCAGATCAGCCAGCCCGGCCGGACCGCCTGGATCTCGGCCGGGGTCATCCCCTCGTAGGCGCCGTAGTCCCACTCCAGCAGCGTGTCCCAGGGGCGCGCCCGGTCCCCGAACCCGGCGAGCTCGCAGGTCCGGCGGGCGCGGCTCAGCGGGCTGGTGCGCACCTCGACCCCGGGCAGCCCGTCGAACGGCGCCCGGCGCAGCCGCTCCCCCAGGAGCAGGGCGCCCCGACGTCCCTCCTCCAGAAGCGGCACATCGGTCCTGCCAGTGTGCTTGCCGGACAGCGACCAGGCCGTCTGCCCGTGCCGGGCCAGCAGGATGCGCGGTGCCATGAGGGGCCTTTCTGAACAACCGGGGAACCCGGCGGGGCCGAGGCGGAAGGGCACCGCCACGGCGAAGGAAACAGGGCAGGTCACACCATCTTCGCGTACCCCTCCCCCGGGCAACCCGGGGGGCGGTCCCGGCGTCTTTGACTGCCGGGGGGCAATCCCCTCGAATACCGGGGGCGCCCCACCGAAACGGGCGCATACACCGTAAGGTGGCACGACCGGACCGCCGGGAGCCGCCGGACGCAGAAGGGGGAGGTCGCATCGGATGCCGCAGGCCGAGATACCAGGGACCGAGGTGGGTCCACGGACCCGGCCACGCTGGTGGACCGAACTGCCCCTGATCCTGCTGGTGTACTTCTCGTACTCCGCGGGGCGGCTGCTCGCCCGGGGGGATGTCTCCACCGCCGTCGACCACGGACTGGCGATCCTGCGGCTGGAGAAGCTGCTGCACATCAACGCCGAGCACCCGCTGAACCGCCTCTTCACCCAGGAGGCGTGGCTCGGGGTGCCGGCCGACTTCTGGTACGCGTCGCTGCACTACCTGGTGACCCCGCTCCTGCTGGTGTGGATGTTCCGGCGTCGCGCGGAGCACTACCGCGCGGTCCGCACCTGGCTGATGACCTCCACCTTCATCGGTCTGATCGGCTTCACCCTGCTGCCGACCTGCCCGCCCCGGCTGCTCTCCGCGGGCCACGGCTTCGTGGACACGATGGCCCAGTACAGCTCGTACGGCTGGTGGGGCGGCGAGGCGAGCGCGCCACGGGGCCTGGGCGGCATGACCAACCAGTACGCGGCGATGCCGAGCCTGCACGTCGGCTGGGCGCTGTGGTGCGGGGTGATGCTGTGGCGCCACGGCGGCAACCGCTGGGCCAGGGCGGCGGGCGTCGCCTATCCGCTGCTGACCACGATCGTCGTGATGGGCACCGCCAACCACTACTTCCTGGACGCGGTCGCGGGCGCCGCCGTCATGGGTCTCGGCTTCCTGCTGACCGGGCCGGTGACCCGGGCGCTGGACACCCTGCGCGCCCTGCCGGCCACCCGGTTGGCACCCGCCGCGGGCGCCTCGCCCGCCTCGGGTTCCCCGTTTGTCAGTGCCGGGTGCCAGACTTCGGCGGGTGAGCGAATTCCCCGACAGCGCAGCGCCGTCCCCGGGGCGGCGGACGGGCCGGGTGCCTCCCCCGCGGACACGGGGGAAGGCGCTGCGGCAGCAGCTCGCTGAGCTGCGCGGCCCGTCCTCCCCCACGCTCGGCTCGGCCCGCGCGGGAAGATCCCCCTCGCCCAGGTCTCTCGACGCGCGCGCCCTGGCCGCCCTCGCCTCCAACCCGGGGTGCGACCGGCGCGCGCTCCTGGACGGAGCGGGCGTGGACAAGGCGGCGCTGGCCGTCGCGCTGGGCGCGCCGTCGACGTTCGGACAGTCGCAGTTCGCCTTCATGCGGGGCAACGCGTTCGAGGCCCGGGTCAAGGCGGACGGCGGCGCCGAGCTGCTGCGGCTGGTCCACACCGAGCTGGACCCGGGCGCCGAGCCCCCGGAGTCGGCCCTGGTGCCCGATCTCTCCGCGGTCGGCCCGGAAGGCCGCGCGGCCCGTACGGCGCTGGCGTTGCGGGAGGCCACCGAGGCGCGCGGCTGGGCGCTGCTCGACCACCCCCTGCTCGCCCTCGATGTGGCGGGCTCCCCGGCGTTCCTGGAGCCGGACGCGGTGGTGGTGCACCCGGACGGCGGCTGGACCGTGGTGGAGATCAAGTCCTTCCCGATGCTGGACGGCTCGGCCGACCCCGCGAAGGTGGGCGCGGCCGCCCGCCAGTCCGCGGTCTATGTGCTGGCGCTCGAGGCGGTCGCCGCCCGCCTCGATCCCGTGCCGGTGGTGCACCACCGGGTCCTGCTGGTCTGTCCGCGGGACTTCACCAACCTGCCCACCGCGTCCCCCGTGGACATCCGCAAGCAGCGCGCGGTCACCCGGCGCCAGCTGGCCCGCCTCACCCGTATCGAGGAGATCGCGGCGGCCCTGCCCGAGGGCACCTGTTTCGCGCCGGGCCTCCCCCGGGAGGAGCTGACGGCCGCCGTGGAGTCGGTCCCGGCGACCTATGCGCCCGACTGCCTGGCCGCCTGCGAGCTCGCCTTCTACTGCCGCGACCGCTCCCGGGCCGAGGGCGCGGTGACGTCCTGCGGCCGGTCGCTCCGTGCCGAGCTGGGCGGACTGACGACGGTCGACGAGGTGCTGGCCGCCGCCCACGGCACGGCGGGTGACCCGGATGATCCGACGGTCGCCGCGCTGCGCAGGGCGGCACAGTTGCGGGCCGAGGCGCTCGCCGGCCGGGAGGGCGCCCCATGTCGCTGATCGCCACCCTCGCCCGGCTGGAGGCCGTGCGGTCCGGCCGCGCCGAGCTCCTTGCCACCGTCCGGCACCGGCATCTGTCCGAGCGGCCCCTGGTCCTGGTGCCGCTCACCACCGCGGGCGAGGCCGGAGCCCCGCTCGGGGCGCTGGTCGGCACCGACCGGGACGCGCCCCGGCTGCTGGTGGTGCCGCAGCCGCGGGACCGCGACCTCAGATTCGCCTTCCTCAGCGAGCTCGCCGATGTGGTCCTGCCGTATGTCGACGCGTACGCCGAGGCGGTGGAGACCGCCGAGCGCACGGAGAGCGACCCGGACACCGGCAAGCGGGTCAAGGTCGAGGTCGACCTGTGCGCGGACGCCCCCCAGCTGATCGTGCCGAGCCGGGCGGGCATCGACTTCGTACGGCTGCTGGGCCGCTCGATGCGTTTTCGCCGCACCGCCGAGCAGGACCCGGAGACCCCGTATCCGGCGCCCCCGCGGGTGCCGCTGCTGGGCCGCTGGCTCACCCATTACGGGGAGCGCGCCCGGGTCCCCGGCTCCTCGCTGCTGCTGGCGCTCACCGAGGTGCTGGCGCGGCACTGGGCGACCGGGCAGTCCGGCCTGGAGGACCAGCAGCTGGGCAAGCTGCTCGCCTGGATCGACCCGCCCGAGGGCGTTTCCGGCGCGGACGCGGCGCAGTGGACCGAGCTGGCGCGGGACCGGGACGGGCAGTTGCTGTGCCCGCCGGCCGGACCGGCCACCGACCCGGCCTTCGACAACCGGCTGCTCGCCCCGGCCATCGAGCGCTACGACCGGGCACGGACCCGGCTGGCCGCCGCCGAGGACGGGGTGCAGGCGGACGACCGCGCCGCGG encodes:
- a CDS encoding histidine phosphatase family protein, translated to MAPRILLARHGQTAWSLSGKHTGRTDVPLLEEGRRGALLLGERLRRAPFDGLPGVEVRTSPLSRARRTCELAGFGDRARPWDTLLEWDYGAYEGMTPAEIQAVRPGWLIWRDGVPEGETLAEVTARADEVVAWAREADRDVLVFAHGHILRSIGARWLGLPLEFAARVRLNPTSLSVLGWAYGEPAIESWNDLGHLVA
- a CDS encoding phosphatase PAP2 family protein; the encoded protein is MPQAEIPGTEVGPRTRPRWWTELPLILLVYFSYSAGRLLARGDVSTAVDHGLAILRLEKLLHINAEHPLNRLFTQEAWLGVPADFWYASLHYLVTPLLLVWMFRRRAEHYRAVRTWLMTSTFIGLIGFTLLPTCPPRLLSAGHGFVDTMAQYSSYGWWGGEASAPRGLGGMTNQYAAMPSLHVGWALWCGVMLWRHGGNRWARAAGVAYPLLTTIVVMGTANHYFLDAVAGAAVMGLGFLLTGPVTRALDTLRALPATRLAPAAGASPASGSPFVSAGCQTSAGERIPRQRSAVPGAADGPGASPADTGEGAAAAAR